A DNA window from Paenibacillus sp. HWE-109 contains the following coding sequences:
- a CDS encoding extracellular solute-binding protein yields MKKILALGLTVSLASSLAACTSGTKEQPESSASTPSSTPSANSTTAKKITVTSIEGTWSPQIPGATGDGLKKINEKFNVEYKPQYVPFDEYGSKLPVVMAAGDLADVIGMESADANFFKWAKQGAFLPLNEYIDKYPSLKLVPKSVWDAVTVDGKIYAIPQYFPAKYGKKPIIRKDWLDNLGLKMPTTYDELKKVAIAFTKDDPDKNGKNDTYGFGLSKQIVYGAQMGAAWDSGWYNKNEQGQLIPGIISEGFKQQTQFLADLYKEGAIHKDWAISKNVDIRKDFYAGKYGIWYEQPVGTPEDLLKSMKELIPTAELAVIPAFKQADGGQGYMALSGYYTLTMLNAKIKSDPDKINRILQMQDYFRTFIPVDNRNPQNAEFDWANGGGGVGYKMVDGLPLIDISTVEKRPTGYFSGISGWAPNDEANEPGKVLTNPFAKSFVNSAVELLKNTKFYINPVDRIYSEVFASKGAELSLITQEWQTKMIVGQEPVSNWSKMVDEYMKKGGKEMIDDVNKVLQTSGIKGEWK; encoded by the coding sequence ATGAAAAAAATACTAGCGTTAGGACTTACCGTGAGTTTAGCTTCAAGCTTGGCTGCTTGCACATCGGGCACTAAGGAGCAGCCTGAATCAAGCGCTTCTACACCATCTTCAACCCCATCAGCAAATTCGACGACAGCCAAGAAAATTACGGTTACTTCCATCGAGGGCACATGGTCGCCTCAAATTCCGGGTGCAACAGGCGACGGTTTGAAGAAGATCAACGAGAAGTTCAATGTGGAATACAAGCCGCAGTATGTCCCATTCGATGAATATGGCAGCAAATTACCGGTCGTTATGGCTGCTGGGGATTTGGCTGATGTCATCGGAATGGAGAGCGCAGATGCGAATTTCTTCAAATGGGCGAAGCAAGGTGCGTTCCTTCCATTAAATGAATATATCGACAAGTATCCCTCGTTGAAATTGGTTCCCAAAAGTGTGTGGGATGCTGTTACTGTAGACGGAAAAATTTATGCGATTCCGCAATACTTCCCTGCGAAATATGGTAAGAAACCCATTATTCGTAAAGATTGGCTAGATAATCTCGGTCTTAAGATGCCAACTACCTATGATGAATTAAAGAAAGTGGCAATCGCATTCACGAAGGATGACCCAGATAAGAATGGCAAAAACGATACCTATGGCTTTGGATTGTCTAAGCAGATCGTTTATGGGGCCCAAATGGGTGCTGCGTGGGATTCGGGATGGTATAACAAAAACGAGCAAGGACAATTAATCCCAGGTATTATATCGGAAGGGTTCAAGCAGCAGACGCAATTTCTCGCGGACTTGTACAAAGAGGGAGCGATTCACAAGGATTGGGCAATCTCTAAGAATGTCGACATCCGTAAAGACTTCTATGCTGGTAAATACGGGATTTGGTATGAGCAGCCTGTTGGGACTCCTGAAGATCTCCTCAAGAGTATGAAGGAACTAATACCAACTGCTGAACTTGCCGTTATTCCAGCTTTCAAACAAGCAGATGGTGGACAAGGATATATGGCGCTTTCCGGATATTATACGCTGACCATGTTGAATGCTAAGATAAAGAGCGATCCCGATAAAATTAACCGGATTCTGCAAATGCAAGACTATTTCCGAACCTTCATACCTGTTGACAATCGTAACCCCCAGAATGCTGAGTTCGATTGGGCAAACGGAGGGGGAGGCGTAGGGTATAAGATGGTTGATGGACTTCCATTAATCGACATTTCAACCGTGGAAAAGCGGCCTACAGGGTATTTTAGTGGTATAAGTGGCTGGGCACCAAATGATGAGGCTAACGAACCTGGAAAAGTATTGACGAATCCATTTGCCAAGAGCTTCGTGAATTCTGCTGTTGAATTGTTAAAGAATACTAAATTTTATATTAATCCTGTAGATCGCATTTATTCAGAGGTTTTCGCATCCAAGGGAGCAGAGTTGAGCTTGATTACTCAGGAATGGCAAACGAAAATGATCGTTGGGCAGGAGCCGGTTTCCAACTGGAGCAAGATGGTCGACGAATATATGAAAAAGGGTGGTAAAGAAATGATCGACGATGTCAATAAGGTGTTACAGACGTCTGGGATCAAGGGCGAGTGGAAATAA
- a CDS encoding carbohydrate ABC transporter permease, with protein MNQQKSMSGRSADIINIVALSLLALIMLFPFYYIFVVSFVSYQEYVLSELIIWPERWVIDAYAYILESKAFIHSIGVTIYITIIGSLVNLILTATMAYAITRNIWGEKVYLFLVLFTFIFNAGMIPTYLMVQATGLINSYWALIIPGAINSFNLIVMRQFFLNIPNELNESALIDGANDMQIFTKIVVPLSKPAFATFGLFYAVAHWNTYFTAILYLNDPAKWTVQVILRQIVVLGDATNSLGSAARDAARSGQLPPAETIGMAAILLATLPILIVYPFLQKHFAKGVMLGSVKG; from the coding sequence ATGAATCAACAGAAATCGATGTCGGGACGGTCGGCGGATATCATCAATATCGTTGCGCTGAGCCTGTTAGCCCTGATTATGCTTTTTCCTTTTTACTACATCTTCGTAGTCTCCTTTGTTTCCTATCAAGAATACGTGCTTAGCGAGCTCATCATATGGCCAGAGAGATGGGTTATAGATGCGTACGCATACATCCTCGAATCCAAAGCGTTTATTCACTCGATCGGTGTAACCATCTACATCACCATAATTGGGAGCCTTGTCAATTTAATTTTGACAGCAACGATGGCCTATGCGATAACTCGAAATATATGGGGAGAAAAAGTATACTTGTTTTTAGTACTGTTCACCTTCATATTCAATGCAGGTATGATTCCAACTTATTTGATGGTTCAAGCTACGGGTCTCATTAATAGTTATTGGGCGCTCATTATTCCCGGTGCCATCAATTCGTTTAACCTTATTGTCATGCGCCAGTTCTTCCTTAACATTCCGAATGAACTGAATGAATCGGCATTAATTGATGGTGCCAACGACATGCAGATTTTCACGAAAATCGTAGTCCCCTTATCCAAGCCAGCGTTCGCCACGTTCGGATTGTTCTACGCGGTAGCCCATTGGAACACGTATTTCACGGCTATCTTATATCTGAATGATCCTGCCAAATGGACAGTACAAGTCATTCTGAGGCAAATAGTGGTTCTGGGCGACGCGACGAATTCCCTGGGCTCAGCGGCTCGTGACGCTGCTAGATCAGGCCAACTTCCTCCCGCAGAGACGATTGGAATGGCAGCCATTTTGTTAGCCACCTTGCCGATCTTAATCGTATATCCCTTTCTGCAAAAGCATTTTGCGAAAGGGGTGATGCTTGGTTCTGTGAAAGGTTGA
- a CDS encoding glycoside hydrolase family 76 protein, whose protein sequence is MKLVRTATAKWLAASLATVLLVTAWGGDQRAAAFTASNADAAMTSFVNVFYDASAKYFYTNSDHQIQAAHAYGPNGGLYTDFWWEAQMWETVMDAYQRTGSTTYRTMIDDIYTGFNAKYANMVDNQFNDDLGWWALACLRAYELTGTQDYLNRGSFLFDHVYASWDTTYYGGGIWWRADAKNPATNTSSQKNMATNAPMVMAAIKLKNAYNNSNYLTKAQQIYSWIQSKLINGSKVNDHMEGTGAGIVKDWDFTYNYGTYLGAATALYQATGTSSYLTDANNAANYVINKMTSATTLLYEGENDAPGFKMIFARNLNQLRVQANQTQYLTFLQQNATQAWNHRRTSDGIIGSDWTAPTGSSYVQSLAAAAGTSILQFVPADNYTGNIAGNGLYEAENARRTLVSAAGMINESSQTGFNGRGYVAGWNTNGTSLNFYVNQNAAGSKTITFRYSAAAGNAGRYVKVNGAVVTNNLTFTGTSNWSTWNTVSVTVALQAGSNTIELGYDTSKGNNNYLNLDQMYGL, encoded by the coding sequence GTGAAACTAGTTCGAACAGCGACAGCAAAATGGCTGGCTGCGAGCCTCGCAACCGTTCTCTTGGTGACAGCATGGGGAGGCGATCAACGTGCGGCTGCTTTTACCGCATCCAATGCTGATGCAGCCATGACTTCGTTCGTAAATGTTTTTTATGATGCATCTGCTAAGTATTTTTACACAAACAGTGATCATCAGATCCAAGCGGCGCATGCCTATGGTCCGAATGGCGGGCTCTACACGGATTTCTGGTGGGAAGCCCAGATGTGGGAGACGGTCATGGATGCGTATCAACGTACCGGAAGCACCACCTATCGCACGATGATCGACGATATCTATACAGGCTTCAATGCGAAATATGCGAATATGGTGGATAACCAGTTCAATGACGATCTCGGTTGGTGGGCGCTAGCCTGCTTGCGTGCCTATGAACTTACGGGTACGCAGGATTATTTGAACCGCGGTTCCTTTCTTTTCGATCATGTTTACGCCAGTTGGGATACGACTTACTACGGAGGCGGAATCTGGTGGCGAGCGGACGCTAAGAATCCTGCAACGAATACTAGCTCGCAGAAAAATATGGCTACCAATGCCCCGATGGTCATGGCGGCTATTAAATTGAAGAATGCTTATAATAACAGCAATTATCTTACCAAAGCGCAACAAATATATAGTTGGATTCAAAGCAAGTTGATTAACGGCAGCAAAGTGAATGACCATATGGAAGGCACGGGCGCAGGGATCGTGAAAGATTGGGATTTTACTTACAATTACGGTACTTATCTAGGTGCTGCCACAGCTCTTTATCAGGCGACTGGAACGAGCAGTTACCTAACGGATGCGAATAACGCAGCGAATTATGTCATCAACAAAATGACCTCTGCCACGACGCTTCTCTATGAAGGTGAAAATGACGCTCCAGGGTTCAAAATGATCTTTGCGCGAAATCTCAATCAACTCCGCGTACAAGCGAATCAAACGCAGTACCTTACTTTTTTACAGCAAAATGCGACGCAAGCCTGGAATCATCGACGAACCTCGGATGGCATTATTGGCAGTGATTGGACGGCGCCTACAGGTTCATCTTATGTTCAAAGCTTGGCGGCGGCAGCTGGAACGTCGATTCTGCAGTTCGTGCCAGCTGATAATTATACGGGGAATATTGCAGGAAATGGCTTATATGAAGCGGAAAATGCGAGACGCACCTTGGTCAGTGCCGCAGGTATGATCAACGAGAGTTCACAAACTGGCTTTAATGGCCGTGGCTATGTGGCCGGGTGGAATACGAATGGCACTTCACTTAATTTCTATGTGAACCAGAATGCCGCCGGCAGTAAAACCATCACTTTCCGCTATTCAGCCGCAGCTGGCAATGCGGGGCGTTATGTCAAAGTCAACGGTGCCGTTGTCACGAACAATTTGACATTCACGGGCACATCCAACTGGAGTACGTGGAACACAGTTTCTGTGACTGTAGCTCTGCAAGCAGGTTCGAATACGATTGAGCTTGGCTATGATACGTCCAAAGGCAACAATAACTATTTGAATCTGGATCAAATGTACGGTCTATAA
- a CDS encoding carbohydrate ABC transporter permease produces MASITKLSRHQARMGYFFITPTLLLFVIFTVIPVIMAFYLSFTNYDIVSKNDFVGLDNYKRLVDDNIFWTTLKNVLYYSVLYIPLNIAISLSLAVLFMRKRIGVKLFRTAGYLPTLTSGVAAATVWIWLLNPEFGLVNDILSKFGIAGPSWLAEMPYAMISIVFVTLWQSVGANMVIYLAGLNGVPEHLYESAKLDGANGWQSFRYITWPALRPTTFFVSTMAIIGALQLFDQAFVLTKGGPANSTKTTVYHIYTQGFGQLQMGYADAMAFALSLIILVFSLVNMKLNKEEDAMI; encoded by the coding sequence ATGGCATCGATAACCAAACTCAGTCGTCATCAAGCAAGAATGGGCTACTTTTTCATTACCCCAACCCTGTTGTTATTCGTGATTTTTACGGTTATTCCGGTCATTATGGCATTTTATTTAAGTTTTACGAATTATGACATTGTGAGCAAGAACGATTTTGTTGGCTTGGATAACTACAAGCGCTTGGTAGATGACAACATCTTTTGGACGACTCTGAAAAATGTGCTGTATTACTCGGTGCTTTATATCCCTTTGAATATCGCGATTTCCTTATCGCTGGCGGTCTTGTTTATGCGCAAACGCATTGGCGTTAAGCTCTTTCGGACAGCCGGCTACTTGCCGACGCTGACATCCGGGGTTGCGGCTGCAACCGTGTGGATTTGGCTGCTGAATCCAGAGTTCGGCTTGGTTAACGATATCTTGAGCAAGTTCGGTATTGCCGGCCCTTCCTGGTTGGCCGAAATGCCCTATGCGATGATCTCTATCGTTTTCGTGACCCTCTGGCAATCCGTGGGTGCCAATATGGTGATTTACTTAGCTGGATTGAACGGCGTTCCCGAGCATCTGTATGAATCGGCGAAGCTTGACGGTGCCAACGGCTGGCAATCCTTCCGTTATATTACTTGGCCTGCGCTCAGGCCGACGACCTTCTTTGTCAGCACGATGGCGATTATTGGGGCGCTCCAGCTCTTCGATCAAGCTTTTGTTTTGACGAAGGGCGGACCGGCCAATTCGACGAAAACGACGGTTTATCATATCTACACGCAGGGCTTCGGGCAACTTCAGATGGGGTATGCGGATGCGATGGCTTTTGCCCTGTCGCTGATCATCTTAGTGTTTTCATTGGTCAATATGAAGTTAAACAAAGAAGAAGATGCCATGATTTAG
- a CDS encoding carbohydrate ABC transporter permease, which produces MVMVVPFVWSLITSIRPDEEIFLLPIQWLPSSVTMDHYRKAFETVPFGLYFWNSFYLAFMGVLFNLLLGSLSGYAFAKLHFPGRDTLFKILLAALMIPGVVTLIPQFFVLKHMPFLGGNDWSGAGGNGLLNSFWAIILPGASGSFAVFFMRQFFVSLPSDLQEVSRIEGSGEFRIYWNIYIPLAKPALATLGIFTFQAGWNSFLGPLIMLNDPAKKTIQLGLAAFAYNKQVDFGPLMAGALIAVVPILILFLLLQKYFVQGIAFTGTKG; this is translated from the coding sequence ATGGTCATGGTTGTTCCTTTTGTTTGGAGTTTAATTACTTCGATACGCCCGGATGAAGAGATATTCCTATTGCCGATCCAGTGGCTTCCGTCCAGTGTGACGATGGACCATTACCGCAAAGCGTTTGAAACCGTGCCGTTTGGCTTGTATTTCTGGAATTCCTTTTACCTGGCGTTCATGGGTGTTTTGTTTAACCTCTTACTCGGCTCCTTGAGCGGGTATGCCTTTGCAAAGCTGCATTTTCCGGGGAGAGATACGCTGTTCAAAATCTTGCTCGCTGCCTTGATGATACCCGGTGTTGTAACGTTGATTCCGCAATTTTTTGTGCTGAAACATATGCCGTTCCTGGGCGGAAATGATTGGTCGGGCGCTGGCGGAAATGGTTTGCTGAATTCTTTCTGGGCCATCATTTTACCTGGTGCATCGGGTTCCTTTGCAGTATTTTTTATGCGGCAATTTTTCGTATCGCTGCCGAGTGATTTGCAGGAAGTTTCACGCATTGAAGGAAGCGGTGAGTTTCGGATCTACTGGAATATCTATATTCCTTTGGCGAAACCGGCACTCGCAACGCTGGGCATCTTTACTTTTCAGGCAGGCTGGAACAGCTTTCTGGGGCCCCTCATTATGCTTAATGATCCCGCCAAGAAAACCATTCAGTTGGGCTTAGCTGCTTTTGCCTATAACAAACAGGTTGATTTCGGCCCATTGATGGCAGGCGCTCTAATTGCAGTAGTACCGATCTTGATTCTGTTTCTTTTGTTGCAAAAATACTTTGTGCAAGGGATCGCTTTTACAGGGACCAAAGGGTAA
- a CDS encoding ABC transporter permease, with translation MKTTNGTTVQTAAAPKLIVSRKGRKLKDRLWRERYLFLLLMPGLLYFIIYRYVPMLGNIIAFQDYSPFRGFLNSDWVGLKHFKTIFSDQEVIRVLWNTLLLSLLQIAFAFPVPIILAIMLNEIKNELFKRIVQSIIYLPHFLSWVVVIGIVTIFLKTEGMVNRVLDPLFGMEPISFLQQPGWFMPLIILEVIWKEAGWGTIIFLATLSGINPALYEAAVVDGANRWRQIWHITLPALRSTIIILFILRLGTVLDSGFEQVFLMLNPFTMDVGNVLDTFVYFKGIQKADFSFGTAVGLFKSVIGLILILVANRVAKKFGDEGVF, from the coding sequence ATGAAAACAACGAATGGAACGACTGTTCAAACAGCAGCGGCTCCTAAGCTGATAGTATCTAGAAAAGGCAGGAAACTGAAGGACCGCTTGTGGAGAGAGCGATACTTATTCCTACTCCTAATGCCAGGACTGCTTTATTTCATCATATACCGCTATGTCCCTATGCTAGGAAATATCATTGCTTTCCAGGATTATAGTCCGTTCCGCGGGTTCTTAAACAGTGATTGGGTAGGATTGAAACATTTCAAGACGATATTTAGCGATCAGGAAGTTATCCGTGTATTGTGGAACACACTTTTATTGTCTCTTTTACAAATTGCATTCGCGTTTCCAGTTCCAATTATTCTGGCGATTATGCTCAATGAGATCAAGAATGAGCTGTTTAAGCGCATCGTGCAATCCATTATTTATTTACCTCATTTCTTATCCTGGGTTGTCGTCATCGGAATTGTAACCATATTCCTCAAGACGGAGGGAATGGTTAATCGGGTTCTAGACCCATTGTTCGGCATGGAGCCGATCTCATTTCTCCAGCAGCCAGGATGGTTCATGCCTTTGATCATTTTGGAGGTTATTTGGAAAGAGGCCGGTTGGGGAACGATCATATTTCTGGCTACGTTATCGGGTATTAATCCAGCCTTATACGAAGCAGCGGTCGTGGATGGAGCAAACAGATGGCGCCAGATTTGGCATATTACGTTACCAGCCTTACGCAGCACCATCATTATCTTGTTCATCCTCCGTCTTGGCACTGTATTGGATTCAGGCTTTGAGCAGGTATTCCTGATGTTAAATCCATTTACGATGGATGTTGGGAATGTATTGGATACTTTCGTTTATTTTAAAGGTATTCAAAAGGCAGATTTTAGCTTTGGTACGGCGGTTGGCTTATTCAAGAGTGTAATTGGATTAATTCTAATCCTAGTTGCGAATCGTGTTGCCAAGAAGTTTGGAGACGAGGGAGTTTTTTAA
- a CDS encoding glycoside hydrolase family 76 protein: MNAAAYADQIQSTLSRLYWNPEIQLMNQWDDSLTNPRVDENYYYWWQAHAVDVCLDGLLRTGRAEYADRVDQLFRGILRSNGGTFRHNYYDDMAWMALAWLRAYDILGDPQYRESATDLWADIRGGWNDHMGGGIAWRKDQLDYKNTPANAPAAILAARLFQRFGDAEDLAWAQKIYAWNKAVLRDPSDGFIWDGINRLGDKQIDKDWQFTYCQGVYLGAALELFSCTADQSYLMDARQTAEAVVIRLCEPGAGILPDEGIDDTGLFKGILIRYLLQMAQLQAELPTRIITDNAIMLITNGLDVYGRVGTNWRTPPADGPIQLSVMLSGVMLLEAYARFTND; this comes from the coding sequence ATGAACGCAGCTGCCTATGCAGATCAAATTCAATCCACATTAAGCAGGCTGTACTGGAATCCAGAAATACAGTTGATGAACCAATGGGATGACAGCTTGACCAATCCCAGAGTAGACGAGAACTACTATTATTGGTGGCAAGCTCATGCGGTGGATGTGTGCCTGGATGGTTTGTTGCGAACCGGTCGTGCTGAATATGCTGATCGCGTAGATCAGTTGTTCCGCGGCATACTGCGCTCCAACGGCGGGACTTTTCGCCATAATTATTATGATGATATGGCCTGGATGGCCTTGGCTTGGCTGCGAGCGTATGACATTCTGGGTGATCCCCAATACCGGGAAAGCGCGACTGATTTATGGGCAGACATCCGTGGCGGCTGGAATGACCACATGGGCGGAGGCATCGCTTGGCGAAAAGACCAGCTTGATTACAAGAATACGCCAGCCAATGCACCTGCGGCGATTCTGGCTGCGCGTTTATTTCAGCGCTTCGGGGATGCGGAAGATTTGGCTTGGGCGCAGAAAATTTACGCTTGGAATAAAGCGGTTTTGCGCGATCCTAGTGACGGCTTCATCTGGGACGGCATCAATCGTCTTGGCGATAAGCAGATCGACAAAGATTGGCAGTTCACCTATTGTCAGGGGGTATATCTCGGGGCTGCCCTGGAATTATTTTCCTGCACAGCTGACCAGTCTTACCTGATGGATGCTCGTCAAACGGCGGAAGCCGTCGTGATTCGATTATGTGAACCGGGAGCGGGAATATTGCCTGATGAAGGGATCGATGACACAGGGTTGTTTAAAGGGATATTGATTCGCTATCTGCTGCAAATGGCACAACTACAAGCGGAATTGCCGACCCGAATCATCACGGACAATGCGATCATGCTGATCACAAATGGCTTAGACGTTTACGGGCGTGTTGGAACGAATTGGCGAACGCCCCCTGCCGATGGACCTATTCAGCTAAGCGTCATGTTAAGCGGCGTTATGTTATTGGAGGCGTATGCACGATTTACGAACGACTAG
- a CDS encoding ABC transporter substrate-binding protein, giving the protein MKKWMTVITAVSLSLSLAACTTKTATDQTNTTKQPESTAAPATTAAAAKKAPVEITFWGDWGGEGEKQFVMMADAFNKSQDRIKVKYVLQEDMITKFLTAATSGGSPDIMFWDRWRTSLYASKNVLQPIDEYVKKDGINRGDYYEEALKELSSGDKLYGLPLTVDARALFYNKKLFAEKGLQPPKTWDELENAAKQLTIWEGDKLVRSGMSMNDNGLYNMWLQQAGGTMMTSDLKKTNFNTDQGKQVLDFWDKLINKDKVYKVGFEKGLGEGTDAFVTGKVAMTYTGPWMLSTYKKYGKDLDFGVVPPPTGPSGGKGSVMGGFGLVIPTGSKHKDEAWEFEKWWLANKDNALLWAKTSLNLPGFKPALQDPFFKDDPLWKPFMDTLDFAKIRPQHPGYSVMEVDGLMPNLELFIQGKQDAATALKKGQEQGDKLLEQNASGK; this is encoded by the coding sequence ATGAAAAAATGGATGACCGTCATAACCGCTGTTTCACTTTCGCTAAGTCTGGCAGCATGTACGACCAAAACCGCAACAGATCAGACGAATACAACGAAGCAGCCTGAGAGCACGGCAGCACCTGCGACTACGGCTGCGGCTGCCAAAAAAGCCCCTGTTGAAATTACGTTCTGGGGCGATTGGGGAGGCGAAGGCGAGAAGCAATTCGTGATGATGGCGGATGCCTTCAACAAGTCTCAAGACAGAATTAAAGTGAAATATGTGCTGCAAGAAGATATGATCACGAAGTTTCTGACGGCAGCCACCTCCGGCGGTTCTCCGGATATTATGTTTTGGGACAGATGGCGAACCTCGTTGTATGCTTCCAAAAATGTGCTTCAGCCTATCGATGAGTATGTGAAAAAAGATGGCATCAACCGGGGAGATTATTACGAAGAAGCGTTGAAAGAACTTTCTTCCGGCGATAAATTGTATGGACTTCCGTTGACTGTTGATGCTCGCGCACTATTTTATAATAAGAAATTATTTGCCGAAAAAGGATTGCAGCCGCCAAAGACATGGGACGAATTGGAAAATGCAGCTAAACAGCTAACGATCTGGGAAGGTGATAAGCTGGTTCGCTCGGGCATGAGCATGAATGATAACGGCTTGTATAATATGTGGCTGCAGCAAGCTGGCGGCACAATGATGACCAGTGATTTGAAGAAAACCAACTTCAACACCGATCAAGGGAAGCAAGTGCTGGATTTCTGGGATAAGTTAATTAATAAGGATAAAGTCTACAAGGTTGGTTTTGAAAAAGGTCTCGGCGAAGGCACCGACGCATTCGTAACAGGGAAAGTCGCGATGACCTACACGGGTCCATGGATGTTGTCCACATACAAAAAATATGGGAAAGATCTTGATTTCGGGGTTGTCCCTCCTCCAACAGGTCCGAGTGGTGGCAAAGGAAGTGTAATGGGCGGCTTCGGACTCGTAATTCCGACCGGTTCCAAACACAAAGACGAGGCTTGGGAGTTCGAGAAGTGGTGGTTGGCTAATAAAGACAACGCGCTGCTGTGGGCCAAAACAAGCTTGAATTTGCCAGGCTTCAAACCGGCTCTGCAAGATCCGTTCTTCAAGGACGATCCGCTCTGGAAGCCATTCATGGATACGCTGGATTTCGCGAAGATTCGCCCGCAGCATCCTGGTTATTCCGTTATGGAAGTCGATGGCCTGATGCCTAACCTTGAGCTGTTCATTCAGGGCAAACAGGATGCGGCGACAGCACTGAAGAAGGGGCAGGAACAAGGAGACAAATTGCTCGAGCAGAACGCATCCGGCAAGTAA
- a CDS encoding glycoside hydrolase family 76 protein codes for MSDFQVKHVRIRLVRAAAFAAVGIGVLLGVSWGVEKMANEQKVTEAKVSQEQGKGSWEQRAELAQAGLIEHYWNSKLNLFNNLSPCNDLCNEKFHYWWQAHGVDTLVDAYVRTGSSETKGYLSSMYQGMLDRNAGVWPNEFYDDMEWLALAWLRAFEATGEEKYKEAALILWADIQTGWNELQGGGIAWRKPQLDYKNTPANAPAVILAARLYQKFGHEEDLVWAQKIYDWQKANLVDPDTGFVWDGLNREGDGRIDKVWEFSYCQGVYIGAGVELYRVTGDKRYLADAARTAQAAQERLASPITGMLPSESNGDGGLFKGIFIRYLADLVLVDPSQTAARELLETNAQSLWLTGRDEQRQLFSKSWTTAPDPAEDLSVNLSGVMLIEQMALLEKRGLLHSRSK; via the coding sequence ATGTCAGACTTTCAGGTGAAGCATGTGAGAATTCGACTTGTCAGAGCAGCAGCCTTCGCGGCAGTTGGAATCGGAGTCCTACTAGGAGTAAGTTGGGGAGTGGAGAAAATGGCGAATGAACAGAAAGTAACGGAGGCAAAAGTGAGCCAAGAGCAGGGAAAAGGTTCATGGGAGCAGCGAGCAGAATTGGCGCAGGCTGGGCTTATCGAGCATTATTGGAACAGCAAATTGAACTTATTCAATAATTTATCGCCCTGCAATGATTTGTGCAATGAGAAGTTTCATTATTGGTGGCAGGCGCATGGCGTAGATACGTTGGTTGATGCGTATGTACGAACGGGCAGCAGTGAGACTAAAGGCTATTTATCAAGTATGTATCAAGGCATGCTGGATCGTAATGCAGGGGTTTGGCCTAATGAATTTTATGACGATATGGAATGGTTGGCACTAGCTTGGCTTAGGGCTTTCGAAGCAACAGGCGAGGAGAAATATAAAGAAGCAGCGCTTATTCTCTGGGCAGATATCCAAACCGGTTGGAATGAGCTGCAAGGCGGAGGCATTGCATGGCGCAAGCCGCAGCTTGATTACAAAAATACACCAGCCAATGCCCCTGCCGTCATTCTTGCCGCTAGGCTGTATCAGAAATTCGGCCATGAGGAAGATTTGGTATGGGCCCAAAAAATTTATGATTGGCAGAAGGCCAATCTCGTTGATCCAGACACAGGCTTCGTTTGGGATGGCCTAAATCGCGAAGGTGATGGCCGCATCGACAAAGTCTGGGAATTCTCGTACTGCCAAGGGGTTTATATTGGCGCAGGGGTTGAACTTTATCGTGTGACAGGTGATAAAAGGTATTTGGCCGATGCTGCCAGAACAGCGCAAGCGGCGCAGGAAAGGCTGGCAAGCCCGATCACAGGGATGCTGCCTAGCGAGAGCAATGGAGACGGCGGGTTGTTCAAAGGCATATTCATCCGATACTTGGCGGACTTGGTGTTGGTTGACCCAAGCCAGACGGCGGCTCGGGAGCTGCTGGAAACCAATGCTCAAAGTCTCTGGCTAACAGGCAGGGACGAACAGCGTCAGCTGTTTAGCAAATCGTGGACAACTGCGCCTGACCCAGCTGAGGATTTAAGCGTCAATCTGAGCGGCGTTATGCTAATAGAGCAGATGGCTCTTCTGGAAAAGCGAGGTTTATTGCATTCACGGAGCAAATAG